A genomic stretch from Pseudomonadota bacterium includes:
- a CDS encoding FAD:protein FMN transferase translates to MNLPTVAAAAALLLVFACTEAGSKESAGGPETKRAARAVRAATDKTPLVSRSRKLMGTVFTLSAAHVSEAKAQPALLAGLQEIARLETLLSEWLEDSEISRINRAAGRHPVEVGSDTFAVVEAGVRVSAWSEGAFDLSWAALRGLYLFQPGARRIPRASEIRGRLPLVNYRDIVLDKGKGTVFLRRRGMKIGTGGIAKGYALDRAGRILTAAGIDNYMLFGGGQVQVRGRRDERPWRVGIQHPRATDYIGFLELSAGSLSTSGDYEHAFVVDGERWHHIIDPRDGLPVPHTSSVTVVAASGLYADALSTAVFVLGPERAFERRSSAPVGFDAVVLDREMRLWESANSASRLVLKVTLEDGKLPMVR, encoded by the coding sequence GTGAACCTCCCGACGGTTGCAGCAGCCGCAGCACTGCTGCTTGTGTTCGCGTGCACGGAGGCAGGCTCCAAGGAGTCTGCTGGCGGCCCGGAAACGAAGCGGGCCGCGAGGGCGGTCCGCGCGGCGACCGACAAGACGCCGCTGGTCAGCCGCAGTCGCAAGCTGATGGGAACCGTATTCACACTGAGCGCAGCCCATGTCAGCGAGGCGAAGGCTCAGCCAGCGCTCCTGGCCGGGCTGCAAGAGATTGCGCGTCTCGAGACCCTGCTTTCGGAATGGTTGGAGGATAGTGAGATCTCGCGCATCAATCGCGCTGCCGGCCGCCATCCGGTCGAGGTAGGCAGCGATACGTTCGCGGTAGTGGAAGCCGGGGTGCGTGTGTCAGCCTGGAGCGAAGGCGCATTCGACCTATCGTGGGCCGCCTTGCGCGGGCTGTATCTGTTTCAGCCCGGCGCACGTCGTATCCCGCGAGCGTCCGAGATACGTGGCCGCTTGCCGCTAGTGAACTACAGAGACATCGTTCTCGACAAGGGCAAGGGCACCGTGTTTCTGAGACGAAGGGGGATGAAGATCGGAACGGGCGGCATTGCCAAGGGCTATGCGTTGGATCGAGCCGGCCGAATCCTGACGGCAGCGGGCATCGACAACTACATGCTCTTTGGCGGCGGTCAAGTACAGGTGCGCGGCAGACGTGACGAGCGACCTTGGCGCGTGGGGATCCAACATCCGCGAGCGACCGACTACATTGGTTTCTTGGAGCTGTCGGCCGGCTCGCTGTCCACTTCGGGCGATTACGAACACGCATTTGTTGTCGACGGCGAGCGCTGGCATCACATCATCGATCCTCGCGACGGTTTGCCGGTGCCTCACACGAGCTCGGTCACGGTCGTGGCGGCTTCGGGTCTCTACGCGGACGCGCTCTCGACCGCGGTCTTCGTGCTTGGCCCCGAGCGGGCGTTCGAGAGACGTTCTTCGGCACCGGTGGGTTTCGATGCGGTAGTGCTGGACCGTGAAATGCGTCTGTGGGAAAGCGCGAACTCAGCTTCGAGGTTGGTGCTCAAGGTCACGCTCGAGGATGGCAAGCTGCCGATGGTTCGCTAG
- a CDS encoding DUF4159 domain-containing protein, which produces MAWIALARSAGAAEWGQRFDFRQLQYTIRGSVPPSTAAKRIAWELRKRTSIEVLLEPTRVRLRDAELFNSPFLYWRGGEAFPPLDQAEVGALRRFVDFGGFVLIDDSSRPAGKADGGFDASIRRDLARAFGPAQLQRLPSTHTVYRSFYLLRRPVGRIEGPAYLEAIQRAGRAAVIYSRHDLGGAWERDNLGNWTYAVVPAGEDQREQALRLGVNLVMYALCLDYKDDRVHAPFIMRRYGTVR; this is translated from the coding sequence GTGGCGTGGATCGCGCTTGCCCGGAGTGCGGGCGCCGCAGAGTGGGGCCAGCGTTTCGATTTCAGGCAGCTACAATACACGATCCGCGGGTCCGTGCCCCCTTCAACGGCCGCAAAACGTATCGCCTGGGAGCTTCGCAAGCGCACCAGCATCGAAGTGCTCCTGGAACCCACCAGGGTCCGGCTCCGCGACGCGGAGCTCTTCAACAGCCCGTTCCTGTACTGGAGAGGCGGGGAGGCCTTCCCTCCTCTCGATCAAGCCGAGGTCGGCGCCTTGCGTCGTTTCGTAGACTTCGGGGGGTTCGTGCTGATAGACGACTCCTCGCGCCCAGCTGGCAAGGCGGACGGAGGATTCGACGCTTCCATACGCCGGGATCTAGCGCGTGCCTTCGGCCCTGCACAGCTGCAGCGCCTGCCCTCCACGCACACTGTCTATCGATCGTTCTATCTACTGCGCCGCCCGGTGGGCCGCATCGAGGGGCCGGCTTACCTGGAAGCCATCCAACGTGCGGGCCGCGCCGCCGTGATCTACAGCCGCCACGACCTGGGTGGCGCTTGGGAGCGCGACAACCTGGGCAACTGGACCTATGCGGTCGTGCCCGCAGGAGAGGATCAGCGCGAGCAGGCGCTTAGGTTGGGGGTCAACCTCGTGATGTACGCCCTGTGCCTCGACTACAAAGACGATCGGGTTCACGCACCCTTCATCATGCGCCGCTACGGAACCGTGCGGTAG
- a CDS encoding glutamine amidotransferase has product MAETSNWSLQFGIPGGLPAGLAMAVVIGAVVVLGWIELTQVVPSARRRLLRGMRVLSGSVALLLALQPRLVEERVHRRAGSLAVLADTSRSMMLRHGDRTRAEAARALLQRWLDAGIAREVRVFQMGDKAEEVRHAELAKSYPTTRDDTRIAAAVEAVLRADPNNGLGAIVLVSDGRNLEKQPAVERLRDLGLRVHTVALGASTELRDDAITQVLADRVAFLRQPARVDVNVRSVGGKQRQLSLQLRRNGELIRTAAIDLSPGGEGHTQLVFAPSTLRRAVYELSIPVASDDAVPQNNKRAFLLHVKRNRLRALLICGAPSWDARFMRAFLKADPSNDLITFFILRTANDLIMAAPGELSLIRFPADELFSQHLASFDVVLFADFEYGPYRMARYLMPLRDYVLAGGALAMLGGRRSFVEGGYRDTPLAEVLPVRLDTANTAPLIAPFRPRPAQGAENHPLVALASDRVMSQRLWAGLAPLQGANRVGDVADGALALLVHPRERTRSGRAFPVLSVRKVGSGRTLALATDTSWRWGFATAGHQGDASAYGRFWDRALRWLVADPALEPSRLRTHRDSYVPSARLRVDLTLRDELHRPEAAEVVVELLRPGSAPLARHRLQTDGQGKGRLEIDAPATPGGYRLRVPSAHADRARADVDFVVESGGRELADPRADPRLLRDIARATGGASYADPDAAPNLDGFEATRTRALRTLAWAPFGSLWFFAICVVVFCGEWAMRRRFGRP; this is encoded by the coding sequence ATGGCTGAAACATCCAACTGGAGCCTGCAGTTCGGGATACCGGGGGGTCTGCCGGCCGGCCTTGCGATGGCCGTCGTGATAGGGGCGGTGGTAGTGCTGGGTTGGATCGAGCTGACCCAGGTCGTGCCCAGCGCTCGCCGCCGGCTGCTGCGCGGGATGCGCGTGCTCAGCGGCTCGGTGGCGCTGTTGCTGGCGCTGCAACCCAGGCTTGTCGAAGAACGAGTTCATCGTCGCGCTGGCTCGCTGGCCGTGCTCGCGGACACGTCCCGGAGCATGATGCTGCGGCATGGTGATCGAACTCGCGCAGAGGCCGCCCGTGCGCTGCTGCAGCGTTGGCTCGACGCCGGCATCGCCCGTGAAGTGCGTGTGTTTCAGATGGGCGACAAGGCCGAGGAGGTGCGTCATGCGGAGCTCGCCAAGAGCTATCCCACGACGCGGGACGACACCCGAATCGCCGCGGCCGTCGAAGCGGTGTTGCGCGCCGATCCGAACAACGGCCTGGGTGCCATCGTGCTTGTCTCGGACGGTCGCAATCTCGAGAAGCAACCGGCCGTGGAGCGGCTGAGGGACCTTGGCCTGCGCGTGCACACGGTCGCGCTCGGCGCCTCCACCGAGCTGCGCGACGACGCAATTACCCAGGTGCTGGCGGACCGAGTTGCCTTTTTGAGGCAGCCGGCCCGAGTCGACGTGAACGTGCGCTCGGTTGGAGGCAAGCAGCGGCAGCTATCGCTTCAGCTGCGCCGCAACGGCGAGTTGATCCGGACGGCAGCCATCGATCTGTCGCCCGGCGGCGAGGGTCACACCCAGCTGGTGTTCGCGCCAAGCACGCTGCGGCGTGCCGTGTACGAGTTGAGCATACCGGTTGCCTCCGACGATGCCGTTCCGCAAAACAACAAGCGGGCGTTTCTATTGCATGTGAAACGCAACCGACTGCGCGCCCTGCTGATTTGCGGCGCGCCAAGCTGGGATGCGCGCTTCATGCGAGCCTTCCTCAAGGCGGATCCTTCGAACGATCTCATTACGTTCTTCATTCTGCGCACGGCCAACGACCTGATCATGGCCGCTCCAGGCGAGCTGTCGTTGATCCGCTTCCCGGCGGATGAGCTGTTCAGCCAACACCTTGCGAGCTTCGATGTAGTGCTCTTCGCGGACTTCGAATACGGACCATACCGGATGGCGCGCTATCTGATGCCTCTCAGGGACTACGTGCTGGCCGGAGGCGCGCTGGCCATGCTGGGAGGCCGGCGCAGCTTCGTGGAAGGTGGCTACCGAGATACACCGCTCGCCGAAGTGCTGCCTGTGCGACTGGATACTGCCAACACGGCGCCCCTCATCGCACCCTTCCGCCCGCGCCCCGCGCAGGGAGCGGAGAACCATCCCCTGGTGGCCCTGGCGTCCGATCGCGTCATGAGTCAACGCCTGTGGGCCGGCTTGGCGCCGCTCCAAGGCGCGAATCGCGTGGGCGACGTGGCCGACGGCGCTCTGGCGCTGCTGGTGCATCCCCGGGAGCGCACGCGCAGCGGCCGGGCCTTTCCAGTCCTCTCCGTGCGCAAGGTCGGATCGGGTCGGACCCTGGCGCTCGCAACCGACACCTCGTGGCGCTGGGGCTTCGCAACGGCAGGCCACCAGGGTGATGCATCGGCCTATGGCCGTTTCTGGGATCGCGCGCTGCGCTGGCTGGTTGCCGACCCTGCCCTAGAACCGTCGCGCCTGCGGACACACCGAGACAGCTACGTGCCCTCGGCTAGGCTGCGCGTTGACCTCACGCTGCGCGACGAGCTTCACCGGCCCGAAGCCGCCGAGGTCGTGGTCGAGCTGCTGCGTCCAGGTTCCGCACCGCTTGCCCGCCACCGGTTGCAGACCGACGGGCAGGGCAAGGGACGACTGGAGATCGACGCACCGGCAACCCCCGGGGGCTACCGATTGCGCGTCCCCTCCGCGCACGCCGATCGAGCGCGCGCCGACGTCGATTTTGTGGTCGAGAGCGGGGGTAGGGAGCTCGCCGATCCACGTGCCGATCCCCGCCTGCTGCGGGACATCGCGCGGGCAACGGGCGGTGCTTCCTATGCCGATCCAGATGCTGCTCCCAATCTCGATGGATTCGAGGCGACCCGCACACGTGCGCTCAGAACGCTGGCCTGGGCCCCGTTCGGGAGCCTGTGGTTCTTCGCGATTTGTGTCGTGGTGTTTTGCGGAGAGTGGGCTATGCGCCGCCGTTTCGGACGCCCCTAG
- a CDS encoding arylsulfatase: MKKLALLFLLASCSGTTANAPAAKGDPPPSIVLIVTDDQGYGDLGATGNRVIDTPHMDALARDGAGIETFYVSPVCAPTRASLMTGRYNYRTRVVDTWVGRAMMEPDETTVAEVLRDAGFATGIFGKWHLGDSHPMRPMDQGFEESLVHLGGGLAQPSEPPENGRRYTNPILFQNGAPVHTHGYCTDVYFDAALKWISEVHKAGRPFFVYLPTNAPHGPFHDVPQALYEKYLGRDLGPVLLGGAGDRDRVARVFAMIENIDQNVGRLIDKLDTLGIGDDTLVVFMVDNGPNSVRYVGNMRGKKGEVYEGGIRSPFFLRWPARLKAGRKSDRIAAHVDVMPTLLEAAGVALPKGLKLDGRSLLPLVEGKKVAWPDRTIFIQAHRGDRPLPYHHFAARSQRWKLIRPTGFSNERPSKDAPFELYDMANDPREEHDLAAQRPEVTAALRERYDAWFRDVSSTRPHNYEPPRIVIGTDHETTTLLTKQNWRRSEGPGWGVRGRWLVHVARAARFDATVRLKEALRGRAELRIGSARAAVEATGLEQSLTFRNLRVPAGDAEVEFTLTHQGKTSGPHQVVLTRQ, translated from the coding sequence ATGAAGAAGCTCGCGCTCTTGTTCTTGTTGGCCTCGTGCTCGGGAACGACCGCAAACGCTCCGGCGGCGAAGGGCGATCCGCCCCCGTCCATCGTCTTGATCGTGACTGACGATCAGGGATACGGCGACCTTGGAGCTACGGGCAATCGGGTGATCGACACGCCCCACATGGACGCTCTGGCCCGGGACGGTGCGGGGATAGAGACTTTCTACGTGAGCCCGGTTTGTGCGCCGACCCGCGCCTCGCTCATGACCGGACGCTACAACTATCGCACGCGGGTCGTCGACACCTGGGTTGGCCGGGCGATGATGGAGCCGGACGAAACCACTGTGGCCGAAGTGCTGCGCGACGCCGGCTTCGCCACCGGCATCTTCGGAAAGTGGCATCTCGGCGACAGCCATCCCATGAGGCCGATGGATCAGGGCTTTGAGGAGTCACTGGTTCATCTCGGAGGCGGACTCGCGCAGCCGTCGGAACCTCCTGAGAACGGTCGGCGGTACACGAATCCCATCTTGTTTCAAAACGGAGCGCCGGTTCACACGCACGGGTATTGCACCGACGTCTACTTCGACGCGGCATTGAAATGGATCAGCGAGGTCCACAAGGCCGGGCGTCCGTTCTTCGTCTACTTGCCCACCAACGCTCCCCACGGCCCGTTTCACGACGTGCCCCAAGCGCTGTATGAGAAGTACCTGGGTAGGGACCTTGGACCGGTGCTGCTGGGCGGCGCTGGAGATCGCGACCGGGTCGCCCGGGTGTTCGCTATGATCGAGAACATCGATCAAAATGTCGGGCGTTTGATCGACAAGCTCGACACGCTGGGCATCGGCGACGACACCCTTGTCGTTTTCATGGTGGACAACGGCCCCAACTCGGTCCGCTACGTGGGAAACATGCGCGGGAAAAAGGGAGAGGTGTACGAGGGTGGAATCCGTTCGCCCTTTTTCTTGCGCTGGCCCGCGCGCCTGAAAGCCGGGAGGAAGAGCGATCGGATTGCGGCTCATGTCGATGTGATGCCCACACTCTTGGAGGCCGCGGGCGTCGCGCTCCCTAAGGGCCTGAAGCTCGACGGGCGTAGCCTCCTGCCCCTTGTGGAGGGGAAGAAGGTGGCCTGGCCCGACCGAACGATCTTCATCCAAGCACACCGGGGGGACCGTCCGTTGCCCTACCACCACTTCGCGGCCCGGAGTCAGCGCTGGAAACTGATCCGGCCGACTGGCTTCAGCAACGAGCGCCCCTCGAAGGACGCACCGTTCGAGCTTTACGACATGGCGAACGATCCCCGGGAGGAACACGACCTTGCGGCTCAGCGTCCGGAAGTCACGGCCGCGCTCAGGGAGCGGTACGATGCCTGGTTTAGGGACGTGTCGAGCACGCGACCTCACAACTACGAGCCTCCCCGCATCGTCATTGGCACGGACCACGAAACCACCACGCTCCTGACCAAGCAGAACTGGAGAAGGAGCGAGGGTCCGGGCTGGGGCGTGCGCGGACGTTGGCTTGTGCATGTCGCGCGCGCGGCCCGCTTCGACGCGACAGTTCGACTCAAGGAGGCGCTCAGAGGCCGGGCGGAGTTACGGATCGGTTCGGCGAGGGCGGCGGTGGAGGCGACAGGTCTCGAACAATCTCTCACCTTTCGCAATCTCCGGGTGCCTGCAGGGGACGCGGAAGTTGAGTTCACGCTCACGCACCAAGGCAAAACCTCAGGCCCACATCAAGTCGTCTTGACCCGGCAATGA
- the carA gene encoding glutamine-hydrolyzing carbamoyl-phosphate synthase small subunit, with translation MTAARLALADGTIFTGTAAGASGTATGEAVFTTGMTGYQEVVTDPSYCGQIVVMTAPQIGNTGVNLDDEEAAAPALSGFVVHELASEPSSWRARETLDCYLKRHRIVALRDVDTRSLTRHIRDRGAQMAALGTDPSDELVDLARAAPPMEGRDLTQAVTTNVVYEWDRGSLAWTREASTSLATTPGARWHVVAMDFGVKHNILRCLVDAGCRVTVVPAATGVEAIANLGPDAIFLSNGPGDPAAVSGGTDTVRELLGRWPVFGICLGHQIMCLALGASSYKLKFGHHGLNQPVKDLGTGRVEITSQNHGFCVDMESLRGRCEVTHRHLNDGTCEGIRHVESGAFGVQYHPEASAGPHDARYLFRRFVQQIEGDTRHWDAQQRSYET, from the coding sequence ATGACTGCAGCGCGACTCGCATTGGCGGACGGTACGATCTTCACCGGCACGGCCGCGGGTGCCTCGGGCACTGCCACGGGCGAGGCGGTGTTCACCACCGGCATGACCGGCTATCAGGAGGTCGTCACCGATCCATCCTACTGCGGCCAAATCGTGGTAATGACCGCGCCCCAAATCGGCAACACGGGCGTAAACCTCGACGACGAAGAGGCGGCGGCACCTGCGCTTTCCGGTTTCGTTGTACACGAGCTCGCCAGCGAGCCGAGCAGCTGGCGTGCGCGCGAGACGCTCGACTGCTACCTCAAGCGGCATCGCATCGTGGCGCTGCGTGACGTGGACACGCGTAGTCTCACGCGGCACATCCGCGATCGGGGAGCTCAGATGGCCGCGCTCGGCACTGATCCAAGCGACGAGCTGGTAGATCTTGCCCGGGCGGCGCCGCCCATGGAGGGGCGCGACCTCACCCAAGCGGTCACCACGAACGTGGTCTACGAGTGGGATCGCGGCAGCCTCGCGTGGACCCGGGAGGCGAGCACTTCCCTCGCCACGACACCCGGGGCTCGCTGGCACGTGGTCGCCATGGACTTTGGCGTCAAGCACAACATCCTGCGCTGCCTCGTCGATGCCGGCTGCAGGGTCACGGTCGTGCCGGCCGCCACGGGAGTCGAGGCCATTGCGAACCTGGGGCCGGATGCGATCTTCCTGTCGAACGGTCCCGGCGATCCGGCCGCTGTTTCCGGGGGGACGGACACCGTGCGCGAGCTGCTGGGGCGGTGGCCGGTGTTTGGCATCTGTCTTGGCCATCAGATCATGTGCCTGGCGCTGGGAGCCTCCAGTTACAAGCTGAAGTTCGGCCATCATGGCTTGAACCAGCCAGTCAAGGACCTGGGGACCGGCCGGGTAGAGATCACGAGCCAGAACCATGGCTTCTGCGTTGACATGGAATCGCTCAGAGGTCGCTGCGAGGTTACCCACCGGCACCTGAACGATGGCACCTGCGAGGGAATCCGGCATGTGGAATCCGGAGCCTTCGGCGTTCAGTACCATCCCGAAGCCAGCGCGGGACCCCACGACGCCCGCTACCTGTTTCGTCGCTTTGTGCAGCAGATCGAGGGCGACACGAGACACTGGGACGCACAGCAACGCAGCTACGAGACCTGA
- a CDS encoding dihydroorotase — MLVLRGGRVIDPSQDRDEPADVVVDAARIVRVGPNAAAGLTGHGVQVIEAAGCWVVPGFVDLHVHLREPGHEYKEDIESGLAASAAGGFTAVCAMPNTKPVNDTRAVTELMVSKASSCSGPRLHPFGAITVGSKGVELTEMADLKDAGAIGVSDDGVCVMDSGVMRRALEYAKTFDLLLSQHCEDHGLTRGAQMHEGRRSTQLGMRGWPREAEDIIVARDLILAEMTGARYHVAHASSLGTVRLLREAKARGLHVSAEVTPHHLLLSEDAVVGYDTACKVNPPLRSEADRDALREALRDGTIDCIATDHAPHSCLEKDCEFEAASFGILGLEPALAVLLDLVRQGHLSERRLIEALSVAPARIGRLPGGSLRVGGVADIAVIDPEHRWTLEAAALRSRSSNTPFLGQQLQGAVVLTLVGGHVVHRLAIPSS, encoded by the coding sequence ATGCTGGTACTGCGCGGCGGCCGGGTCATCGATCCTTCCCAAGATCGGGACGAGCCAGCGGACGTGGTTGTCGATGCAGCCCGGATTGTCCGCGTCGGGCCTAACGCGGCAGCTGGGCTGACCGGGCACGGGGTTCAGGTCATCGAGGCGGCGGGCTGCTGGGTCGTACCTGGCTTCGTCGACCTGCACGTGCATCTGCGTGAGCCCGGCCACGAGTACAAGGAGGACATCGAGTCCGGGCTGGCGGCGTCGGCGGCAGGCGGATTCACAGCCGTATGTGCCATGCCAAACACCAAGCCTGTCAACGACACACGGGCCGTCACCGAGTTGATGGTGTCGAAGGCCTCTAGTTGCAGTGGACCCCGACTGCATCCGTTCGGTGCCATCACGGTGGGATCGAAGGGAGTCGAGCTCACCGAGATGGCTGACTTGAAGGATGCGGGGGCGATCGGGGTGAGCGACGACGGGGTATGCGTCATGGACTCAGGCGTCATGCGCCGGGCGCTCGAATACGCCAAGACCTTCGACCTGCTCCTGTCGCAGCACTGCGAGGATCACGGCCTGACTCGAGGCGCCCAGATGCACGAAGGCCGGCGCTCGACGCAACTGGGGATGCGGGGCTGGCCTCGCGAGGCGGAGGACATCATCGTGGCACGCGACCTGATTCTCGCCGAGATGACGGGGGCCCGCTACCACGTTGCACACGCTAGCTCGTTGGGTACCGTCCGGCTGCTGCGCGAGGCGAAGGCCCGGGGCCTGCACGTGAGTGCAGAGGTCACGCCCCACCATCTATTGCTGAGCGAGGATGCGGTCGTGGGCTACGACACTGCCTGCAAGGTAAACCCGCCCCTGCGCTCGGAAGCAGACCGCGACGCGCTGCGGGAGGCACTCAGGGACGGCACGATCGACTGCATCGCAACGGACCACGCCCCGCACAGCTGCCTCGAAAAGGACTGCGAGTTCGAGGCGGCCTCTTTTGGCATCCTCGGGCTCGAGCCGGCGCTGGCCGTGTTGCTCGACCTGGTACGGCAAGGGCACCTTTCAGAACGCAGGCTGATCGAGGCGCTCTCCGTTGCACCGGCCCGAATCGGTCGGCTTCCAGGTGGCAGCCTGCGCGTGGGGGGCGTGGCCGATATCGCCGTAATCGACCCGGAGCACCGCTGGACTCTCGAGGCAGCCGCGCTACGCTCCCGCTCGTCGAACACCCCTTTTCTGGGCCAGCAACTGCAGGGTGCTGTTGTCCTGACCCTTGTCGGTGGCCATGTAGTGCACCGCCTCGCGATCCCGTCTAGCTAG